One Candidatus Neomarinimicrobiota bacterium DNA window includes the following coding sequences:
- a CDS encoding DJ-1/PfpI family protein, with translation MKPISVGIFIFNDVEVLDFTGPFEVFSTTRKQA, from the coding sequence ATTAAACCTATATCAGTCGGCATTTTCATTTTTAATGATGTGGAGGTGCTGGACTTTACCGGCCCCTTCGAAGTTTTTTCCACAACCCGAAAGCAGGCCG